One Lachnospiraceae bacterium C1.1 genomic region harbors:
- a CDS encoding DNA methylase → MAIIGKKFSESKIYIAVDMKSFYASVECVSRGMNPLTTNLLVADNTRTDKTICLAVSPSLKAIGVPSRPRLFEAKTAIEKYEKSHNTKMNYITAVPRMSLYESVSAQIYSIILRYAAPEDVHVYSIDESFIDATPYLHLYRDKAEELGIHPAHLMAMNMIREVLKKTGITATVGIGTNLYLAKVAMDIVAKKALPDKDGVRIAELNEDSYKFLLWNHEPITDFWMIGAGKALRLQKACLTTMGDIAEKSQWDEEWFYKKFGIDGEIMIAHAWGEDPVGIYDIKNYHTDNHSLSNGQVLPRPYKYGEARNVFSEMVDNLCEEMFAKAVVAPKFSWWVSYDYKSLEEFPLYDGEVVKDYYGRLHPKHSNGTVRMSTDTNSGIIILPRLLESFDAKTDHRLLYRRLGVCAESVVSDEGYYQLSFLTDYKKLERERRLKRAVMELRSKYGANVLFKGKNMLEGATQLERNRQIGGHLA, encoded by the coding sequence ATGGCGATAATCGGCAAAAAATTTAGTGAATCCAAGATCTACATTGCAGTTGACATGAAATCGTTTTATGCATCGGTGGAATGCGTTTCCAGAGGAATGAACCCGCTTACAACCAACCTGCTCGTGGCTGATAACACAAGAACAGATAAAACGATATGTCTTGCGGTTTCTCCGAGCTTAAAAGCAATCGGAGTACCAAGTAGACCGAGACTATTTGAGGCAAAAACTGCAATAGAAAAATATGAGAAATCGCATAATACAAAGATGAATTATATAACAGCGGTTCCACGCATGTCGCTTTATGAAAGCGTATCAGCACAGATTTATTCAATAATCCTCCGTTACGCAGCACCGGAGGATGTGCATGTATATAGTATTGACGAAAGTTTTATTGATGCTACTCCTTATCTGCACCTTTATCGAGATAAAGCTGAGGAATTGGGAATACATCCCGCTCATCTTATGGCAATGAACATGATAAGGGAGGTGCTGAAGAAAACAGGAATTACTGCGACAGTTGGTATCGGGACTAATCTTTATCTTGCAAAAGTCGCAATGGATATCGTTGCAAAGAAGGCACTTCCGGATAAAGATGGGGTAAGGATTGCCGAGCTTAATGAGGACAGCTATAAGTTTTTATTGTGGAATCATGAGCCCATTACTGATTTTTGGATGATAGGGGCAGGCAAAGCCTTGAGATTGCAGAAAGCATGTCTTACCACCATGGGGGATATTGCTGAGAAATCACAGTGGGATGAGGAATGGTTTTATAAAAAATTCGGTATTGACGGTGAAATTATGATTGCCCACGCATGGGGAGAAGATCCCGTTGGTATTTATGATATCAAAAACTATCATACGGATAATCATAGTCTTTCAAACGGTCAGGTGCTGCCACGTCCATATAAGTATGGGGAAGCAAGAAACGTGTTCTCGGAGATGGTTGATAATCTTTGCGAGGAAATGTTTGCTAAAGCCGTTGTTGCACCAAAGTTTTCATGGTGGGTATCGTATGACTACAAATCTTTAGAGGAGTTTCCTTTATATGACGGAGAGGTAGTTAAGGATTATTACGGCAGACTGCACCCTAAGCACAGTAATGGTACGGTAAGAATGTCGACGGATACAAATTCAGGAATTATCATTCTGCCTCGCCTGCTTGAGTCGTTTGATGCAAAGACAGATCACAGGCTGCTTTATAGGAGACTTGGAGTATGTGCTGAGAGTGTTGTGTCTGATGAAGGCTATTATCAGCTGAGCTTTCTTACGGATTATAAAAAGCTTGAGAGGGAAAGACGGCTTAAACGTGCCGTTATGGAGCTGCGTTCAAAGTATGGGGCGAATGTTCTTTTTAAGGGAAAAAATATGCTTGAAGGTGCGACTCAGCTTGAAAGAAACAGGCAGATAGGCGGACATCTTGCGTGA